The Saccharomyces paradoxus chromosome XV, complete sequence DNA window tgtgcATGATCTTGGGAATCAGAAGGGTATGAGAGTATCTGGTacaattgataaaaaaggTTAGAGCAAACTGCAATGCTTCCGGGACTGGAAGGGTTCTGGAAGATGTACTGCAGTAGATCATTTGACTCCTTGCCATTCTGACTCAGTATTGTTTGGAAttcttttgatttgtttCTTATTATCGCTTTTAAAATCGAAATGGAGATGGAGGTCCCTTGACCTGGGAATGTTAGTAACTTCATATACACGTTTATATATGTGTACCACGGCCGGAAGAGAGCAAAATGCTTTTATGCTACCCTCAATTCACGTTACAGAACAGTTCAAATATATAGCATTCACCTGTAAGTTTTGTTTTATCCTTGAGTTCGATACACAGTTTACTTCCTCCATCGGAGGTTGAAATGCGCCTTGTCATACGGCCAAAAGATGCCATGTAAGATGTcactttttgaatttgaagttGTATTTAAGGGTTTGTGGTTTTTTCCAACTTTCTCAAGACAGTAGCATTGTATACCTCCGGTTTAGCAAGTCTTTTTACTTCATTAATACAAGGCGATGGTAAGGTGTGTTTACTGTTTTGGAAGACCGGCATTTGCCAGATGTAAGAACAATGATACATGATTGACCAATTCGTTCTTCTCGAATAAGACCTCTGGTCCTCCTGCTCGCTATTTGATCTTTTTCTATCGTTGACGTTCAATTCCTTGTGCATGTCTAATGCGAAATAGTGGTACTACtaatgatattattttatgCCAGGCAAATTCCtatggaaatttttttttcagtttttcgTCGTgagcttttttttgcctgTCTATCTCGAAAAGatcttgttgttgatgaCTCAGTGCAGTCGCGGTCACTTTTAACTCGACCTGCATTCACAAGTAATTCTTTTATAAAACGCCTTCTTCGTTTTTTCAGTCCAAAGCTCTTCTGCACTCTTTTACTGCGTTAGATTCTGCATAGTCAGGTAACTCCAGGCAGCATCAAGTAATATGTCATCAGATTCAAACGCAAAGCCATTGCCCTTTATATATCAGTTTATATCAGGTGCCGTTGCTGGTATTTCTGAGTTAACCGTTATGTATCCGCTTGACGTCGTCAAGACAAGATTCCAACTGGAGGTGACGACGCCTGCAGCTGCTGCGGCAGGCAAGCAAGTAGAGAAATATAATGGTGTCATTgattgtttgaaaaaaattgtgaAGAAGGAGGGGTTTAGTAGACTTTACAGAGGGATCAGTTCGCCAATGTTGATGGAAGCACCAAAGAGAGCCACCAAGTTTGCATGTAACgatcaatatcaaaaaattttcaaaaacctATTCCACACGAATGAAACTACACAGAAGATTTCCATCGCGGCTGGTGCATCTGCTGGTATGACAGAAGCTGCAGTTATTGTTCCATTTGAATTAATCAAGATCAGAATGCAAGACGTCAAGTCCAGCTATCTTGGACCAATGgattgtttgaaaaaaacaatcaaAAACGAAGGTATTCTTGGATTATACAAGGGTATCGAATCCACCATGTGGAGAAACGCTCTTTGGAATGGTGGCTACTTTGGTGTTATCTTTCAAGTGAGAAACTCCATGCCCGTAGCAAAGACAAAGGGACAAAAGACCAGAAATGATCTTATTGCCGGAGCCATCGGTGGTACTGTCGGTACCATGCTTAATACTCCGTTTGACGTGGTAAAATCCAGAATTCAAAGTGTGGACGCGGTCAGCAGTGCtgtaaagaaatacaaCTGGTCTTTACCTTCGTTATTGGTCATATACCGTGAAGAAGGGTTCAAAGCATTGTACAAAGGTTTCGTCCCAAAAGTATGTAGACTGGCACCTGGCGGTTCATTGATGTTGGTCGTTTTCACCGGTAtgatgaactttttcagAGATCTGAAGTACGGACACTGATATTTATCGTATAtagaatttctttcttctcttcaatCTTAATTACATTAGCTTTTACGTTAAAATAAGAATAGTATGTCTGTCCTACCAGCCCTTGCATAGACGTCTCAAAACGTTGAGGAAAGCTTACGCTCTACTCAACTTTCTACACAAAAGGGCGTTAAGATGAACAAAATGATGATCTCTCCGATGGACTTGACGCTTATACCAAAAAAGACTTGATATAAACAACACGGTTTTATAGTCCTGGATTATTAATCCGCACGATTAATTTTgtatggtttttttttaaaataaaacaaaaaagcGAATATAAGAACGGAATAGAGGttagttttctttaaaatttcttcacctCTTTTTATAGTTGCAtagagggaaaaaaaatattatttattacCCGGGGATGCACATAAAGAATGGCGTATTAGGGTCCCTTGAATTATTACAGAAGACGCCTTTGATATATTCCAAGCAAAAATAGAGGAGGCGGAAGGCAGCAAACACTGACAATACCTATGTCCACAGAACCATTGTTACCAACACATAACGGATCGACGATAGGAGAAGCGGGGTCCGCGGATCAGAAGTTCATTGTGATACGGTTTTCTGACGTATCGGTAAGGGATCTTCAGTTGAACATATCAAATGTGTCGTTTATGAACATAAACACTCACTGGCTACGTCGGATGTGTAGAGAGTTG harbors:
- the ODC2 gene encoding mitochondrial 2-oxodicarboxylate carrier (Mitochondrial inner membrane transporter~similar to YOR222W) translates to MSSDSNAKPLPFIYQFISGAVAGISELTVMYPLDVVKTRFQLEVTTPAAAAAGKQVEKYNGVIDCLKKIVKKEGFSRLYRGISSPMLMEAPKRATKFACNDQYQKIFKNLFHTNETTQKISIAAGASAGMTEAAVIVPFELIKIRMQDVKSSYLGPMDCLKKTIKNEGILGLYKGIESTMWRNALWNGGYFGVIFQVRNSMPVAKTKGQKTRNDLIAGAIGGTVGTMLNTPFDVVKSRIQSVDAVSSAVKKYNWSLPSLLVIYREEGFKALYKGFVPKVCRLAPGGSLMLVVFTGMMNFFRDLKYGH